ATCTACTTGCCCAAATTGCATTATCTGGTCTGGCACTGCAAGTCCATAGTAATTACCATAGGTGACCAAATTAGTTGACTTAAATCTTTCACCTTTACTATCCGAGTAGGATTCCATGGCTGTTTTTATCTTGTCTATTAAAGAACTATTATCTGTATCTGGCTCGCTCTCTGTAGTTACACTTGTTTTTAATAGAAATTCCTTAAAACGTTGCGCTAAATCTGTATTCTCAGTCTCTTCAAAATTTGCAGTAGGGATAGTTTCCAGTGTCTTATCAGCATGCAAGATTTGTGCTTGCCCATCTTTCAGTGTAAACAAGTAGAAATGTTTGTTCTGCTTGTCATAGTAGGCATCCAAAGCCAAGTAGTCATAAGCATTGTCACTCGATACTCCAAAAACATTCCATTTGACACTTTTCTGAGAGACTGTTGTAGCTTCTAATTTTTTGATTAGTTCATTTTTTTCATCAAAGTTTGCATGCTCTAGTCTATGATAGGACTGCCCCATAGAAGAAGCCCAGCTTGCAAACTCTTCCTCCCACTTTTCGGTGTTGTATTGGATTAGCTTCTGAAAATCTGAGTAGTTCTTCATAATCAAGGCTTGATCAGTCGGATTAGATAACTCAAGTTCTTCCATGGCTGCAACTGTAGCAGCCATAGGTGATTGGACGGTTGTATCCTTGGATTCTTTTTCGTGCGAAAGAGCCTTTTGATAGGAATCTGCTAAATAGTGAAAATAGTTGGTTGTCTCCTTGGTTTGTTGCTCCCTTGGTATGGACGGACTAGTTGCTCCATCCTCTGTCGTTTTATGGCAGGCAGATAAGACTAGCATGCTAGTAGCTAGGACTAGTAGTAGCTTTTTCATGGTCAGACCTCCAAACTATCTTTATACCTTCATTATACTCCTTCCCTATCTCCAAATCAAAAAACATCTCCATGTGTTTAAAAGGAGATGTTTAATTGTTTGTGACAAATGCCTAAGTCGTATAAATGGTCGATGCTGTCGCAATAGTATGCCACTGATTGGCTGTAGTTGCTGCGAAATCCTTGTCTGCATAGAAGTCAGTAAATGGTAAGATTTCCACTTCTAGCTCATCGATACGGTCCAGCTGACCTGCCAGATAAGCCTCGATGCGACTTTCTGCTCGCTTGATGCGTTGCAAGAGTCCGCCCATACGGATATCGACTGTATCCAAGCCAAAGACCTTGTTTTCTTTCAACCATTGGTGGCTAAAGAGGGCATGGAAGTGTTCAATCTCGCTTCTAAGTTTTGGTAATTCTTGTCTTGCGATTTCTTGCAGACTTCCTTTATCGTTTGTTTGGTAGGCTTGACGAATGCGTCGTCCCACATCCACTTTGCTACTTAAAATCTGGTTCAACTGAGCCTGTGTTTCAAAGAGATAAGCATAGTTCCCAGCTTTTTCTTTGATTTCAGCAAGCGTTTCAGCGGCCTGAGCGAAGTGCGGTTTATCCTGTTCAGGTGTCATGTGTCTATCAAGAATAGGACAGAGAATATCCTGATAAAAGACATAGCGGTTAGGATTGATACCACTGAGATTGCCTGGTAGGTCTGGCAAGAGGTTAGCTAGGTCAATCTGCATAAATTCCTCAACTGATAGACCTGTATTGGTCTTGAAGTGAGCAGACAAACGGTCGAGGTTATTGCGGTAGCTGAGTTCTGCCCAGATTTGCAGACTTGGTAGAATAGAAAACTGGGCAGTTTCCCCACCATTGTCCCCCCAACCCGTTACAATGACTTCCTTGATCTGATTGGCACGACAGGCTTTGTTGGCCTCCATAGCGATGAGATGGCTGAAATGGTTGTTGGGTGTAAAACCGATCCACTTCCAAGCACCACCTGCAAAGGCAATATCTTGGCTAATCTTGTGATGATTGCGAAAATTACGATTGTACTTTTCTTCGCTGTCTTGATAATAATCCCAGTAAACCAAGGTTACACGGTCTTTGAGACGGTCTAGGTAGACACGAGTTTCCTCAGGAATCTCCACGTCACGGTCGTACTGACCATCCGCTGACATGAGCTTAAAGAACATATCGCTCCACATCTGGCAGTGAAAACCATACTTATCTGCAATATCCAATACGCGCTCCAAGTGTTGGCACATGAGGAGACTACGGTCCACAACACCGTTCAAGATGAGGTAACGTCCCAAGCCAACCAAGTGGGCTTCGTCCATCCCAATATTGACCTTGCGAGTCTGCAGTTTAGACAGAGTGGCAAACATCCTATCAATCAGGGCATAAACCTTTTCTTCGCCAATAAGGAGAATGTCCTCTACATCACGGAGTTCTTGCACTTCCTTAACACCCCATTTGACAAAGGCTGATAAGTGGGCCAAGGTCTGAATACATGGTACAAAGGTCATATCAAACTGTTGGGCATAGGCTTCGATTTCCTGTAACTCTTCAGCTGAATAAGCCCCTCGGAAATAACCAAAATAAGGTTGCCCTTCAATCTGATAGGTGTCTTCCATGTAGAGCTCAAAGGTTGAGTAGCCCATGAGAGCCAAGACTTCAATCATCTGCTTGGCAGATGCAACATTTAGCACTGCATTACGGGAACAATCCGCCATGTAGGCTAAATCTTCGTAAGCAGCCTGTTCTTCAATCTCTACTTTGTCACCTTCTACTAAAGCTGTTGCTAGCACAGACAAGGCGCGATAGAGTTGGTGAGGTTTGCGATAAGTCAGTTGATAGTGGCCATCCTCACCCTTGATAGAGATAGAGGCTTGGTCAGACTGAGCAACTGCTACCTCTACATCTGCTAGCGAAATATGCTTTTTAAGCAACTCTATTGCCTGCTCTTGTTTGGGACTAAGTCCTGTAAATCTTACCATTGGTTTTCCTCCTGCAACCAGTTGACAAGGGCACCATAGAGATTGGCATCTGCATGATAGGTGCAAGCTTGGATAACTGGTGCGACCGTGTATTCTTCGTAGGTTTCGACAAAGCCATCGACAGCTTTTTTGACGCCTTGGATAAAATCTGGATTTTGACTAATTGAGCCTCCCAGACTGATGACATCTGGATCGATCAGATACTGGATATTGAGCAAGCCTTGCGCCAGATTACGGTTCATGCGCTCGATAGCTTTTTGGCAAAGGGCATTTCCGGCTGCAGCTTCTTGGTAAATCTTGCGACCGTCCCAGTCAGTCTGACCAGATTTTTCAATTACGTATCGCACCATATTCCCAGTTGATGCTAGTTGCGACCAGTTGTTGAGTTTTTCTGCTGGTGCAATGGTTGTCATATAGCCAAACTCACCACCTAGGCCGTGGCGGCCACGGTGAAGTCTGCCATTGATAATCATAGCTCCGCCAATCCCTGTCCCAATCACGACACAGGCTGCATTTTCAATCTCAGGATGAGCCAGCAATTCACTCAAACCAACGCAGTTAGCATCATTTTCGAGATGGACAGGAATCTGATAAGAGCTAAGCGCCTCATACCAAGAAAAGCCATGGATGTAGGGCACAGCGCTGATGCCCTCAATCACACCTGTTTCTTGATTGACCGCGCCTGGAACGCTCATAGCAATGCCGTTATAATCTCTCTCTGCCAAGCATTTGTCTAGCCAAGTTAGTAAATCCTCCAAGTTTTCTGGCGTCGGTGTACTTGTCTTATCTAGTATTTTTCCATCAGGAGTCAGACTGGCAAACTTAATCCCAGTCCCTCCAATATCAATGGTTGCAATCGTCATATTTTCACCAAAAAAGGGGCGAATCAGCAGTTAGTTCTTACCTTTTCGCCCCTCCTTTCTATCTCTTATTATTAGTTATCAAACACTTTCAAATCTTAAATCTCTTCTTTTTTAATCAATTCTGTGCGAATTTCTTGTGGCGCTAATAGTCCTGAATGAACTGGATATGGTCGCTCAAGTAAGTCCAAAATGGTTTGTTGGTGTTCTGATATGCGCACATTTTCTTGACTCATATTGTAGTAACGAAGTACATATCCTTCTTCATTTTCCGCGACTTTAAAGGCTGTTGGGCAAACTTGTGGTAAGCTGAGTGCCGCATGACTCAAGAGGCTACCAGTCGCTGCAACACTTCCTTCTTGTTTAGCAACCTGAAGGCTGGTAAATGGTGTTTGGAAGGCTTTGGCACGACGGAAGGCTGAGAAGCGTTCCCCTGCTTGGTGGCATTCAAGTGTAAACTCGACTTCAAACTCACGCAGGCACTGAGCCTCTGGCGTTGGGAAGTAACCCCAGTCACCTAACTCACCTGAGGCACGAAGAATGGTCACGGCAATGGTGTCATCTTCAAGGATTTCATACTCGTGCAGTCCTTTATTGGCCACCGTCACTCCTTTTTCATCATCATAAAGGCTGACAAAGGCTTGTTGGTGTTGAGGATTTTCAGGATTTTCCCATGAAG
Above is a window of Streptococcus oralis subsp. dentisani DNA encoding:
- a CDS encoding ROK family protein, producing MTIATIDIGGTGIKFASLTPDGKILDKTSTPTPENLEDLLTWLDKCLAERDYNGIAMSVPGAVNQETGVIEGISAVPYIHGFSWYEALSSYQIPVHLENDANCVGLSELLAHPEIENAACVVIGTGIGGAMIINGRLHRGRHGLGGEFGYMTTIAPAEKLNNWSQLASTGNMVRYVIEKSGQTDWDGRKIYQEAAAGNALCQKAIERMNRNLAQGLLNIQYLIDPDVISLGGSISQNPDFIQGVKKAVDGFVETYEEYTVAPVIQACTYHADANLYGALVNWLQEENQW
- a CDS encoding beta-N-acetylhexosaminidase; protein product: MVRFTGLSPKQEQAIELLKKHISLADVEVAVAQSDQASISIKGEDGHYQLTYRKPHQLYRALSVLATALVEGDKVEIEEQAAYEDLAYMADCSRNAVLNVASAKQMIEVLALMGYSTFELYMEDTYQIEGQPYFGYFRGAYSAEELQEIEAYAQQFDMTFVPCIQTLAHLSAFVKWGVKEVQELRDVEDILLIGEEKVYALIDRMFATLSKLQTRKVNIGMDEAHLVGLGRYLILNGVVDRSLLMCQHLERVLDIADKYGFHCQMWSDMFFKLMSADGQYDRDVEIPEETRVYLDRLKDRVTLVYWDYYQDSEEKYNRNFRNHHKISQDIAFAGGAWKWIGFTPNNHFSHLIAMEANKACRANQIKEVIVTGWGDNGGETAQFSILPSLQIWAELSYRNNLDRLSAHFKTNTGLSVEEFMQIDLANLLPDLPGNLSGINPNRYVFYQDILCPILDRHMTPEQDKPHFAQAAETLAEIKEKAGNYAYLFETQAQLNQILSSKVDVGRRIRQAYQTNDKGSLQEIARQELPKLRSEIEHFHALFSHQWLKENKVFGLDTVDIRMGGLLQRIKRAESRIEAYLAGQLDRIDELEVEILPFTDFYADKDFAATTANQWHTIATASTIYTT
- a CDS encoding DUF4767 domain-containing protein; translated protein: MKKLLLVLATSMLVLSACHKTTEDGATSPSIPREQQTKETTNYFHYLADSYQKALSHEKESKDTTVQSPMAATVAAMEELELSNPTDQALIMKNYSDFQKLIQYNTEKWEEEFASWASSMGQSYHRLEHANFDEKNELIKKLEATTVSQKSVKWNVFGVSSDNAYDYLALDAYYDKQNKHFYLFTLKDGQAQILHADKTLETIPTANFEETENTDLAQRFKEFLLKTSVTTESEPDTDNSSLIDKIKTAMESYSDSKGERFKSTNLVTYGNYYGLAVPDQIMQFGQVDGVNYTFKWYGYIAGSGSGRFDILACYVNEAETEVILFGYKDGNPALLQTEGRPEIEKNESGAIINAQVHFVEFHHSILEQVFN